The Candidatus Koribacter versatilis Ellin345 genome has a segment encoding these proteins:
- the gcvT gene encoding glycine cleavage system aminomethyltransferase GcvT, translating into MNPPVEANIRKTALNATHRQSGAKMVDYSGWDMPVEYPSVGGLMKEHLAVRAGVGLFDVSHMGDIRVHGPEALKAVQYLTMNDASKLNTGQAQYSAMLYPNGTFVDDVIVHKFADDDYLLVINAGTREKDVNWVKDNTRQFKVTVEDLSDQFTQIAIQGPKGVDTLQKLTDVDLSKVKFYWFTRGTVAGLKNVLIARTGYTAEDGFEIYIPSDAATSDRVWNELLQAGKEFGVVPAGLGSRNTLRLEGKLPLYGHEISDEINVWEAGLDRFLKMDKGDFIGRAALEKAKNDGVKRALVGLETIERGIPRDGYKVLDLEGKEIGYVTSGSYMPFLKRNLALAYVPVEQSALDNIVAVEIRNQPVKAKVVPSQFYKRPKKSS; encoded by the coding sequence TTGAATCCGCCAGTCGAGGCAAACATTCGCAAAACTGCGCTCAACGCCACCCATCGCCAATCCGGCGCCAAAATGGTGGACTACAGCGGCTGGGACATGCCGGTCGAGTACCCCTCCGTCGGCGGCCTCATGAAAGAGCACCTCGCCGTCCGCGCCGGCGTCGGCCTCTTCGACGTCTCCCACATGGGCGACATCCGTGTCCACGGCCCTGAAGCCCTCAAGGCCGTTCAGTACCTCACCATGAACGATGCCTCGAAACTCAACACCGGCCAGGCGCAATACTCGGCAATGCTTTATCCCAACGGCACTTTCGTCGACGACGTCATCGTCCACAAATTTGCCGACGACGACTACCTCCTCGTCATCAACGCTGGCACCCGCGAAAAAGACGTCAACTGGGTCAAGGACAACACCAGGCAATTTAAAGTAACGGTTGAAGATCTCAGCGACCAGTTCACCCAGATCGCCATCCAGGGTCCCAAGGGCGTAGATACCCTCCAGAAATTGACCGACGTCGATCTCTCGAAGGTCAAGTTCTACTGGTTCACCCGCGGCACCGTTGCCGGACTTAAGAACGTCCTGATCGCCCGCACCGGCTACACCGCCGAAGACGGCTTCGAGATCTACATCCCCAGCGACGCCGCCACCAGCGACCGCGTCTGGAACGAACTGCTCCAAGCCGGAAAAGAATTCGGCGTCGTCCCCGCCGGGCTCGGCTCGCGCAACACTCTGCGCCTCGAAGGCAAGCTGCCGCTCTACGGCCACGAGATCAGCGACGAAATCAACGTCTGGGAAGCCGGACTTGACCGCTTCCTTAAGATGGACAAAGGCGACTTCATCGGCCGCGCCGCCCTAGAAAAAGCCAAGAACGATGGCGTGAAGCGCGCACTCGTAGGTTTGGAGACGATCGAACGCGGCATCCCGCGCGACGGCTACAAAGTTCTCGATCTCGAAGGCAAAGAAATCGGCTACGTAACCAGCGGCTCGTATATGCCGTTCCTAAAACGCAACCTGGCATTAGCCTACGTCCCAGTCGAACAAAGCGCGTTAGACAACATCGTCGCCGTCGAAATCCGTAACCAACCGGTAAAAGCAAAAGTAGTCCCGTCGCAGTTCTACAAGCGACCCAAGAAGAGTTCCTAG
- a CDS encoding phage tail protein codes for MSNPFLCEIRIVSFNFAPKGWAFCNGQILPINQNQALFSLMGTTYGGNGTTNFALPNLQGRTPFHTGSGFTLGQVGGEQNHTLIITEMPAHTHNLQVNSVAADASSAVGSFFGNAGASNYAATADTSMASGAIASAGGGQPHNNLSPYLVLNFVVALVGIFPSRN; via the coding sequence ATGAGCAATCCATTCTTATGTGAAATCCGGATCGTCAGTTTCAACTTCGCGCCGAAAGGTTGGGCGTTTTGTAATGGTCAAATCCTGCCCATCAATCAAAACCAGGCGTTGTTCTCGCTGATGGGCACAACCTACGGCGGCAATGGCACAACAAATTTTGCACTGCCGAACTTGCAGGGCCGTACTCCGTTTCACACGGGTTCAGGATTTACCCTCGGCCAAGTCGGAGGCGAACAGAACCACACACTGATCATCACCGAGATGCCTGCGCACACGCACAACTTGCAGGTAAACAGCGTAGCGGCGGATGCATCATCGGCGGTTGGCAGTTTCTTCGGGAATGCGGGCGCGTCGAACTATGCGGCGACTGCCGACACATCCATGGCGAGCGGGGCGATTGCTAGTGCGGGCGGAGGCCAACCACACAACAACCTGTCGCCGTATCTGGTATTGAACTTCGTGGTTGCGTTGGTAGGCATTTTCCCGAGCCGGAATTAA
- a CDS encoding DUF6916 family protein has translation MTVAIELSKELFKANLRTVFHFSLGEAGKRDLELMEVTLGKTDPRYETFSLMFRGAREEHLEQRTYDVNHDAIGEFPLFITAVERNDAGTFYEAVFNRLLRAEG, from the coding sequence GTGACCGTGGCGATCGAGCTCAGCAAGGAACTATTCAAAGCGAACCTGCGGACCGTGTTCCATTTTTCGCTGGGAGAGGCCGGGAAGAGGGACCTCGAACTCATGGAAGTGACGCTCGGCAAAACGGATCCGCGCTACGAGACATTTTCACTGATGTTCCGTGGGGCCCGCGAGGAACATCTCGAACAGCGGACCTACGACGTGAACCATGATGCGATCGGTGAGTTTCCGCTATTTATCACGGCGGTGGAGCGGAACGACGCAGGCACGTTTTATGAAGCTGTATTTAATCGGCTTTTAAGGGCAGAAGGATAG
- a CDS encoding DUF3455 domain-containing protein, producing MFRNCAVLAIGLLGGTFALAQQAAPTDVPASLMPTGNVHLILQTHARGSQIYECRVSDDGKYAWTLKAPDAELRDTRGSVVISHSAGPKWQHRDGSTIIGNVVAKAPAPDGKSIPWLLLSADNSNSRAGILSKVTFVQRIHTEGGQAPTVGCEQGHKGAEFGAKYEADYLFYAP from the coding sequence ATGTTTAGAAATTGTGCGGTTCTTGCGATTGGACTTCTCGGTGGAACTTTTGCATTGGCGCAGCAAGCGGCGCCGACGGATGTACCGGCTTCGCTTATGCCGACAGGCAATGTCCATCTGATTTTGCAGACGCATGCGCGGGGCTCGCAGATTTATGAGTGCAGAGTATCGGATGATGGGAAATATGCCTGGACGTTGAAGGCGCCGGACGCGGAACTGCGCGACACCCGCGGCAGTGTTGTGATTTCGCATAGCGCAGGACCGAAGTGGCAGCATCGGGACGGCAGCACGATCATTGGCAACGTAGTGGCCAAGGCTCCGGCGCCGGATGGTAAGTCGATACCGTGGCTGCTGCTGAGCGCGGACAATTCGAATTCGCGCGCGGGCATCTTGAGCAAAGTAACGTTCGTGCAACGGATCCATACCGAGGGCGGACAGGCTCCAACTGTGGGTTGCGAACAGGGACACAAGGGCGCGGAGTTTGGCGCGAAGTATGAGGCGGATTATTTGTTTTATGCGCCGTAG
- the gcvPB gene encoding aminomethyl-transferring glycine dehydrogenase subunit GcvPB: MSNLNDKITKVATHVSQNEDLIFEKSSPGKKAYRLPPLDVPDVDERALLGAEYVREDLGNMPEVSEIEIIRHFTRMSTWNYAVDYGMYPLGSCTMKYNARINEVVARLDGIAGAHPYQPEKLSQGNLRIMKMLADQLVEITGMDSITLQPAAGAHGEMTGILLIRAYLESQGNPRKKILIPDSAHGTNPATAAICGYQVENLKSNSAGLTDIPSLVAQMNEDVAALMLTNPNTLGVFEQEIHKIADILHEKGGQLYMDGANMNALVGKTRPGDFGVDVMHLNLHKTFSTPHGGGGPGSGPVAIKKHLEPFLPKPVVVANSDGTLRLDYDRPKSIGRVRMYFGNFGMHVRALAYIMANGPDGLRLTTEDAVLNANYIRKKLAGIYDLPYSTPSMHEVVFSDRNQARKGIKTGDIAKRLIDYGFHPYTTSFPLIVPGALMIEPTESESKEELDQFIEAMKAVAEEAENNPEIIAGAPYNTRVSRMDETAAARKPILRWKPKAKSAAE; encoded by the coding sequence GTGAGCAACCTCAACGACAAAATCACCAAGGTCGCCACGCACGTCAGCCAGAACGAAGACCTCATCTTCGAAAAGTCCTCGCCCGGCAAAAAGGCCTACCGCCTTCCGCCGCTCGACGTCCCTGACGTTGACGAGCGCGCCCTCCTCGGCGCCGAGTACGTCCGCGAAGACCTCGGCAACATGCCTGAAGTTTCGGAGATCGAAATCATCCGCCACTTCACCCGCATGAGCACCTGGAACTACGCCGTCGATTACGGCATGTATCCGCTTGGCTCCTGCACCATGAAGTACAACGCCCGCATCAACGAAGTCGTCGCCCGTCTCGACGGCATCGCCGGCGCGCACCCTTACCAGCCCGAGAAACTCTCGCAAGGCAATCTGCGCATCATGAAGATGCTCGCCGACCAACTCGTCGAGATCACCGGCATGGACTCCATCACCTTGCAGCCCGCCGCCGGCGCGCATGGCGAGATGACCGGCATCCTCCTCATCCGCGCCTATCTCGAGTCACAAGGGAACCCGCGCAAAAAGATCCTCATCCCCGACAGCGCGCACGGCACCAATCCCGCCACCGCGGCCATTTGCGGCTACCAGGTCGAGAACCTCAAGTCGAACTCCGCCGGACTCACCGACATTCCTTCGCTCGTCGCGCAGATGAACGAAGACGTCGCCGCGCTCATGCTCACCAACCCGAACACCCTCGGTGTCTTCGAGCAGGAGATCCACAAGATCGCCGACATCCTGCACGAAAAAGGCGGCCAGCTTTACATGGACGGCGCCAACATGAACGCGCTCGTCGGCAAGACCCGCCCCGGCGACTTCGGTGTCGACGTCATGCACCTCAACCTGCACAAGACGTTCTCCACCCCGCACGGCGGCGGCGGTCCCGGCTCAGGGCCAGTGGCCATCAAGAAGCACCTCGAGCCCTTCCTGCCCAAGCCGGTTGTCGTTGCCAATTCCGACGGCACTCTGCGCCTCGACTACGACCGCCCCAAATCCATTGGCCGCGTGCGCATGTATTTCGGAAACTTCGGCATGCACGTCCGCGCCCTCGCCTACATCATGGCCAACGGTCCTGACGGCCTGCGCCTCACCACCGAAGACGCCGTCCTCAACGCCAACTACATTCGCAAAAAGCTCGCCGGCATTTACGATCTCCCGTACTCCACGCCAAGCATGCACGAGGTCGTCTTCAGCGACCGCAATCAGGCGCGGAAGGGAATCAAAACCGGCGACATCGCCAAGCGCTTGATCGATTACGGCTTTCACCCCTACACCACGTCGTTCCCGCTGATCGTTCCCGGCGCGCTCATGATCGAGCCCACCGAAAGCGAATCGAAGGAAGAGTTGGACCAGTTCATCGAGGCAATGAAGGCCGTAGCGGAAGAAGCGGAAAACAACCCGGAGATCATCGCGGGCGCCCCGTACAACACGCGCGTAAGCCGCATGGACGAAACCGCCGCCGCCAGAAAACCGATCCTGCGCTGGAAGCCCAAAGCCAAAAGCGCCGCCGAATAG
- a CDS encoding DUF6916 family protein yields the protein MGMTRREILGRGGLLAAFAAMPEVALGASGAQPEAAGNSVKLSRTLFESAAGSSFEVQSGTTKQYLTLLKVEDLQAAPVVGAGAFAKNPSANASMTQTSGYFLVFTGGSKPLAQGTYTFKSASLGSMQIFIVPTGNRQMQYVATFATR from the coding sequence ATGGGAATGACACGGCGGGAGATCTTAGGACGTGGCGGGCTGCTGGCAGCATTCGCTGCAATGCCCGAAGTAGCACTCGGAGCCAGCGGTGCACAACCGGAAGCTGCGGGAAATTCCGTAAAGCTTTCGAGGACTCTTTTCGAGTCCGCGGCGGGTTCGAGCTTTGAGGTCCAGAGCGGAACGACGAAGCAGTATCTAACGTTGTTGAAGGTGGAGGACCTGCAGGCTGCTCCCGTCGTAGGGGCAGGTGCGTTCGCAAAGAATCCATCCGCCAATGCGAGCATGACGCAGACTTCGGGATACTTCCTCGTCTTCACGGGCGGCAGCAAACCGCTTGCGCAAGGCACCTACACGTTCAAGAGCGCATCGCTGGGAAGCATGCAGATCTTTATCGTGCCGACAGGCAATCGCCAGATGCAATACGTCGCGACCTTTGCCACTCGCTAA
- a CDS encoding dihydrofolate reductase family protein encodes MSKLRVNAFSVSLDGFGAGLHQDLNNPLGVGMPQAFAWFFPTDVFQKMQGKEGGTRGIDNDFALRSFDNVGAWILGRNMFGPVRGPWPNYDWKGWWGEEPPYHVPTFVLTHHARPSLEMKGGTTFHFVTEGPEIALQRAKEAAQGKDVRIGGGAATIRQYIAAGLVDELHLALSPVLLGEGEPLFSGLNWPKLGYQVVDSVKGEGATHVTIRRA; translated from the coding sequence ATGTCCAAACTTCGTGTAAATGCATTCTCCGTCTCCCTCGACGGCTTCGGTGCCGGCCTTCATCAAGACCTCAACAACCCGCTAGGCGTCGGCATGCCCCAAGCCTTCGCATGGTTTTTCCCCACCGATGTCTTCCAAAAAATGCAGGGCAAAGAAGGCGGCACCCGCGGCATCGACAACGATTTCGCCCTCCGCTCTTTCGACAACGTCGGCGCCTGGATCCTCGGCCGCAATATGTTCGGTCCCGTCCGCGGCCCGTGGCCCAATTACGACTGGAAAGGCTGGTGGGGAGAAGAGCCGCCCTATCACGTCCCAACTTTCGTCCTCACCCACCACGCGCGCCCATCGTTAGAAATGAAGGGCGGCACCACCTTCCACTTCGTAACCGAAGGCCCCGAGATCGCCCTACAGCGCGCCAAAGAAGCCGCCCAAGGCAAAGACGTCCGCATTGGCGGCGGCGCTGCCACCATCCGCCAATACATCGCAGCAGGCCTCGTTGACGAACTACACCTCGCCCTCTCTCCTGTGCTGCTCGGTGAAGGCGAGCCACTCTTCTCCGGCCTGAACTGGCCAAAGCTGGGCTATCAGGTAGTGGACTCCGTAAAAGGCGAAGGCGCGACCCATGTGACCATCCGCAGGGCCTGA
- a CDS encoding lipid-binding SYLF domain-containing protein, producing MKTKSLSLAIVLALSLPALAADKKMDQRISESTDVLKAVVGQTNGIPHEVLNKSVCVLVFPRVKKVGIGIGVSYGRGLLTCRTGTTMSGKWSAPAMYSLDTGSLGVQLGGSSTDFVLLVMNQQAANKALSGKLKLGSDASANAGPSGAKAVAVDADIYTYSRAKEGLFAGASLGSASMEGDNDANKSLYGKSVDATQIVRDGQVTTPASGQPLIALLDSASPKHM from the coding sequence ATGAAAACGAAGTCCCTCTCGCTCGCGATCGTACTCGCACTTTCGCTCCCAGCTCTTGCCGCCGATAAGAAAATGGATCAGCGGATCTCCGAGTCAACCGATGTTCTGAAAGCGGTCGTCGGCCAAACCAACGGCATCCCGCATGAAGTCCTGAATAAATCTGTTTGTGTGCTCGTGTTTCCCCGCGTAAAAAAGGTCGGCATCGGGATCGGCGTAAGCTACGGCCGCGGCTTGCTGACTTGTCGCACCGGCACCACCATGTCCGGCAAGTGGAGTGCGCCCGCCATGTACTCGCTCGACACGGGCAGCCTCGGCGTTCAACTCGGCGGTTCCTCAACTGACTTTGTCTTGCTGGTGATGAACCAGCAGGCCGCTAATAAAGCCCTCTCCGGCAAACTCAAGCTCGGCTCCGACGCCTCTGCCAATGCCGGTCCGTCCGGCGCCAAAGCGGTAGCGGTGGACGCGGATATCTACACCTATTCGCGCGCCAAAGAAGGCCTCTTCGCTGGCGCCTCGCTCGGCAGTGCCTCCATGGAAGGCGATAACGACGCCAACAAGTCGCTCTACGGCAAGAGTGTGGACGCCACCCAGATCGTTCGCGACGGGCAAGTGACCACACCCGCCTCCGGACAGCCGTTGATCGCGTTGCTCGATAGCGCCTCGCCCAAACACATGTAA
- a CDS encoding response regulator transcription factor encodes MPQKTLLCVDDEAVGLKVRKIILEREGYRVLTASAGVDGLTVFSEQEVDGVVLDYAMPGMNGGSVASAMKRTKPQVPIILLSAYLALPDSVMDTVDAFVVKGDAPEVLLSKIAELVRA; translated from the coding sequence GTGCCTCAGAAGACGTTGTTGTGCGTGGATGACGAAGCGGTGGGGCTGAAGGTGCGAAAGATCATCCTGGAGCGGGAGGGATATCGCGTGCTTACGGCTTCCGCGGGAGTAGATGGGCTGACGGTGTTCAGCGAGCAGGAAGTGGATGGAGTGGTGCTCGACTACGCGATGCCGGGAATGAACGGCGGGTCGGTGGCTTCGGCGATGAAGCGGACGAAGCCGCAGGTTCCGATTATCTTGTTGTCGGCCTATCTCGCGCTGCCGGATTCGGTGATGGATACGGTGGACGCGTTTGTTGTGAAGGGCGACGCGCCGGAGGTGTTGTTGTCGAAGATTGCGGAATTGGTGCGCGCCTGA
- the gcvPA gene encoding aminomethyl-transferring glycine dehydrogenase subunit GcvPA, whose protein sequence is MRYLPKSQSDRDQMLRELGCATIDDLFAPIPAEYRLTRDLAIPRQYGESEILDFFKQRASENANGYSIFIGAGAYNHYRPVVIDSLISRGEWFTAYTPYQPEISQGTLQAIFEFQSMICELTGMEVANASMYDGSTGAAEAIMMAVRLTGRHSAIIANTVHPEYREVIATYAQHQGLPISHVGYNAETGRVDIKALEAAITDQTAAVLIQSPNFFGTIEDVAAIADLVHKKGALLVVSISEALSLGLIKPPSEADIISMESQSFGVPLGYGGPYVGVIATKEKFVRQIPGRLCGQTVDRNGKRGFVLTLSTREQHIRREKATSNICTNQALIALIASIFMTVYGKQGLRELAKQNLAKTAYAVSAFEKAGAKVLFKNSPFFNEFVVQTKSDSRELNDKLISDKIIGGFPLKKFYPELGNSAVWCVTELNAKAAIDAAAKGVAQ, encoded by the coding sequence ATGCGCTATCTTCCCAAATCCCAGTCCGACCGCGACCAGATGCTTCGCGAACTAGGTTGCGCCACCATCGACGACCTCTTCGCCCCCATCCCCGCGGAATATCGCCTCACGCGCGATCTCGCGATCCCGCGCCAGTACGGCGAATCCGAAATCCTCGACTTCTTCAAGCAGCGCGCCTCCGAGAATGCCAACGGCTACTCGATCTTCATCGGCGCCGGCGCTTACAACCACTATCGCCCGGTCGTGATCGACTCGCTCATCTCCCGCGGCGAATGGTTCACCGCCTACACGCCCTACCAACCGGAGATCTCGCAGGGCACCCTGCAAGCCATCTTCGAGTTCCAGTCCATGATCTGCGAACTCACCGGCATGGAAGTCGCCAACGCCTCCATGTACGACGGTTCCACCGGCGCTGCCGAAGCCATCATGATGGCCGTCCGCCTCACCGGACGCCACTCTGCGATCATCGCCAACACCGTCCACCCCGAGTACCGCGAGGTCATCGCGACCTACGCGCAACACCAGGGCCTGCCGATCTCGCACGTCGGCTACAACGCCGAAACCGGCCGCGTGGACATCAAAGCCCTCGAAGCCGCCATCACCGACCAGACCGCCGCCGTCCTCATCCAGTCGCCGAATTTCTTCGGCACCATTGAAGACGTCGCGGCCATCGCGGACCTCGTCCACAAGAAGGGCGCGCTCCTCGTCGTCTCCATCAGTGAAGCCCTCTCGCTCGGCCTCATCAAGCCGCCCAGCGAAGCCGACATCATCAGCATGGAGTCGCAGTCCTTCGGCGTCCCGCTCGGCTACGGCGGCCCTTACGTCGGCGTCATCGCCACGAAAGAAAAATTCGTCCGCCAAATTCCTGGTCGCCTGTGCGGCCAAACCGTGGATCGCAACGGCAAGCGCGGATTCGTCCTCACGCTCTCCACTCGCGAGCAGCACATCCGCCGCGAGAAGGCGACCTCGAACATCTGCACCAACCAGGCGCTCATCGCACTGATTGCCAGCATCTTCATGACCGTGTACGGCAAGCAGGGCTTGCGCGAGCTCGCCAAACAAAATCTCGCCAAGACCGCCTACGCTGTCAGCGCCTTCGAAAAAGCCGGCGCCAAAGTCCTCTTCAAAAATTCTCCGTTCTTCAACGAGTTCGTCGTCCAAACCAAGAGCGACTCCCGCGAACTCAATGACAAGCTCATCTCCGACAAGATCATCGGCGGCTTCCCGCTGAAAAAGTTCTATCCCGAACTCGGCAACAGCGCCGTCTGGTGCGTCACCGAACTCAACGCCAAAGCCGCCATCGACGCAGCCGCGAAAGGGGTGGCCCAGTGA
- a CDS encoding phage tail protein, giving the protein MSSPFVGEIRLFAGSFAPQNWAFCNGQLMAISENTTLFTLIGTTYGGDGVNTFGLPDLQGRVPIHQGSGFVIGQLSGSETVTVSSSQLPQHNHLAQASSASLGSNDPSGNFWASNPSTKQYSDQSPSGQMAGPTSLTGGNQPHDNMLPFLCVTYIIALFGIFPSQN; this is encoded by the coding sequence ATGAGTAGTCCCTTTGTAGGGGAGATTCGATTGTTTGCGGGAAGCTTCGCTCCACAGAACTGGGCGTTTTGCAACGGACAATTGATGGCCATCAGCGAGAACACAACTCTGTTTACCCTGATTGGAACCACCTACGGTGGCGATGGAGTGAATACCTTCGGCTTGCCGGACCTGCAAGGCCGGGTGCCGATCCACCAGGGAAGCGGCTTTGTCATTGGCCAGCTGTCTGGATCTGAGACTGTGACCGTGAGCTCGAGCCAGTTGCCGCAACACAATCACCTGGCGCAGGCAAGTTCGGCATCCCTGGGGAGCAATGATCCCTCCGGCAATTTTTGGGCGAGCAATCCGTCGACGAAGCAATATTCCGACCAGTCACCGAGTGGCCAGATGGCAGGCCCGACCTCTCTGACCGGGGGCAACCAGCCGCATGACAACATGCTGCCGTTCCTCTGTGTTACTTACATCATTGCACTGTTCGGAATTTTCCCGAGCCAGAACTAG
- a CDS encoding ARPP-1 family domain-containing protein, translated as MKRDIWIGALVLVLAAALFAAIAFAPAQPAQAGPLPEPTPSPAPGPDPAPRGEYRVLEPLHSGALTLFPVVRNLSGAARKWDYITLDEGLRNGEVEVTEYGRLRGLVRPRNGAPIREDNYRGDRVNTLVLVNHSDKPLILLAGEIVTGGKQDRVIGKDRIVPAQSDPIDLSVFCIEHGRWVESSDKFGVSADSTNGSFMVQPSVRSKAMVKNNQQEVWDSVAGAVSNSARAASPSPTQPVELGTTSYAKAMKDERLTKEVDKVAVPLTESSHDILQKLREQNAVGVIVAVRGQIIWADVFATPDMLSAYWTKLVRSYAAESFETGWYGRGEVTRDAAERFLNNPLHGSETSQGETGVYRYREVRGTLQSAFFLQTLLPGTDFDVHISRVVEDDRRAKIMPRPVPMEGRQIPID; from the coding sequence ATGAAACGCGATATCTGGATCGGCGCCCTCGTCCTCGTGCTTGCCGCCGCCCTCTTCGCTGCAATCGCTTTTGCACCGGCACAACCGGCACAGGCCGGTCCACTTCCCGAACCAACCCCGTCTCCCGCACCCGGACCCGATCCCGCACCACGCGGCGAATACCGCGTCCTCGAACCGCTGCACTCGGGTGCGCTCACGCTCTTTCCCGTGGTGCGCAACCTCAGCGGCGCAGCCAGGAAGTGGGACTACATCACCCTCGACGAAGGCCTCCGCAACGGGGAAGTGGAAGTCACCGAGTACGGCAGGCTTCGCGGTCTCGTTCGTCCGCGCAACGGCGCGCCTATTCGCGAGGACAACTACCGCGGTGACCGCGTCAACACGCTCGTGCTCGTCAATCACTCCGACAAGCCACTCATCCTCCTCGCCGGTGAAATCGTTACCGGCGGCAAACAGGACCGCGTCATCGGCAAAGACCGCATCGTGCCCGCGCAAAGCGATCCCATTGACCTCTCCGTCTTCTGCATTGAGCACGGCCGCTGGGTCGAGTCCTCCGACAAATTCGGAGTCTCCGCCGACTCTACAAACGGCAGTTTCATGGTGCAGCCGTCCGTCCGCAGCAAAGCCATGGTGAAGAACAATCAGCAGGAAGTGTGGGATTCCGTCGCTGGCGCCGTTTCAAACAGTGCCCGCGCCGCGTCTCCGAGCCCTACACAGCCCGTTGAGCTCGGCACTACCTCCTACGCCAAGGCCATGAAAGACGAACGCCTGACCAAAGAGGTAGACAAGGTCGCCGTGCCCCTCACCGAATCGAGCCACGATATTTTGCAGAAGCTGCGCGAGCAGAACGCCGTCGGCGTGATCGTCGCCGTCCGCGGCCAGATCATCTGGGCCGACGTCTTCGCTACGCCCGACATGCTCTCCGCCTACTGGACGAAGCTTGTCCGCTCCTACGCCGCCGAGTCTTTTGAAACTGGATGGTACGGAAGGGGAGAAGTGACGCGCGATGCCGCCGAGCGTTTCCTCAACAACCCGCTGCACGGCTCGGAAACCAGCCAGGGGGAAACCGGTGTCTATCGCTACCGCGAAGTCCGCGGCACGCTACAGTCGGCATTCTTCCTGCAAACGCTACTGCCCGGCACCGACTTCGACGTCCACATCAGCCGAGTAGTAGAAGACGACCGCCGCGCCAAAATAATGCCGCGCCCCGTCCCCATGGAAGGCCGGCAAATACCAATCGACTAA
- a CDS encoding phage tail protein gives MSDQFVAEIRIFSCNFAPSGWAMCNGQLLPISQNTALFSLVGTFYGGNGTNNFGLPNLQARAPMNQGSGPGLTPRSVGETGGETQVSLLQSEIPAHSHLVNAVAGGGDQTNTSGHNFASDGATRGKKIYATTVVNGAFMATKLLNPSGGTQPHNNLPPYLTLTFCIALQGIFPARN, from the coding sequence ATGTCCGATCAATTTGTGGCTGAAATCAGGATTTTCTCGTGCAATTTCGCGCCGTCAGGATGGGCGATGTGCAATGGCCAACTTTTGCCGATCAGCCAGAACACGGCGCTCTTCTCTCTGGTTGGAACTTTCTACGGGGGCAATGGCACAAACAACTTCGGTCTGCCAAACCTGCAAGCCCGCGCTCCGATGAACCAGGGGAGTGGCCCGGGGCTGACGCCTCGGAGTGTTGGAGAGACCGGCGGAGAAACGCAGGTCAGTTTGTTACAGTCTGAGATACCGGCTCACTCTCATCTTGTGAATGCGGTTGCCGGCGGAGGAGACCAGACAAACACCTCCGGTCACAACTTCGCCAGTGACGGGGCTACGCGCGGGAAGAAGATATATGCCACGACGGTAGTAAATGGCGCATTTATGGCGACAAAGCTTCTGAACCCGTCCGGCGGCACTCAACCGCATAACAATTTGCCGCCTTACCTGACGCTCACTTTTTGTATTGCGCTGCAAGGCATATTTCCGGCTCGAAACTAG
- the gcvH gene encoding glycine cleavage system protein GcvH: MAYPADFKYTKEHEWISADGKIGITDHAQSSLGDIVFVELPKVGATITKGQSFGSVESVKAVSDLFAPVSGKVTAVNEELATTPEKVNTDAHAAWMVKVELTNPSELNDLLSAADYEKFAAEEAGH; this comes from the coding sequence ATGGCCTATCCAGCCGACTTCAAATACACCAAAGAACACGAATGGATCTCTGCCGACGGTAAAATCGGCATCACCGACCACGCGCAATCCTCTCTCGGCGATATCGTCTTCGTCGAACTCCCCAAAGTCGGCGCCACCATCACCAAGGGCCAGAGCTTCGGCTCCGTCGAATCCGTGAAGGCCGTCAGCGACCTCTTCGCCCCGGTCAGCGGTAAAGTCACCGCCGTCAACGAAGAACTCGCCACCACGCCCGAAAAAGTAAACACCGACGCCCACGCCGCCTGGATGGTCAAAGTCGAGCTCACCAACCCGTCCGAACTCAACGACCTCCTAAGCGCCGCCGACTACGAAAAGTTCGCCGCCGAAGAAGCCGGCCACTAA